TACCTGGAGAACATCATCCGCGTGCGTCACGGCAGCGTGCTGGAGCATGCGGTGATGAATTTCATTTTTGCCGACGTGAGCCGCGTCGTAACGCACGAACTGGTGCGCCACCGGGCGGGGACGGCGGTCTCTCAGGAGTCGCTGCGCTTCGTGCGCCTGCGGGAGCTGTCGGTCTATTGCCCGACGCAGATCCGCGAGAGCGCGGAGGGGATGGAGGTCTTTGTCAGGACCATCGAGCAGCTGGAGGAGCTGCAGGGAACGCTGGCGCGCATGTACGGGATCGACGAGGAGCGCGAGTTCGATCAGAAGAAGAAACTGACGTCGGCGTTCCGGCGCGTGGCGCCCATCGGCGTGGCGACGACGATCGGCTGGTCCTGCAATGTCCGTGCGCTGCGACACGTAATCGAAATGCGCACGGATCCCCACGCGGAAGAAGAGATACGCGTGCTGTTCGCCAAGGTGTACGAACTGGCGCGGGGCCGGTACCCGAACCTGTTTTCCGATTACGAGGTGGAACAGGTGGACGGTCTGCCCTGGGTCAAGACGGCTTGCGGGAAGGTATAGGGAACGCGGTTGTGAAATCACGAAAGAGCCAGACGCCTGTGCGCCGCGCGGCGGGGATGGGCCGCGGCTCGGCGGAGCCGGGGCCTGGCCTCCGGGATTGGATGGGAACGGGCGTGTGGCAATACCGTCCGGCGCGGAGTGTGCATCGGTTGTAGAGGAAAGTGGGAAATGTCGCAGCAGGGAGACAACGCCAGCAGAGGGAGGCGCAGAAAATGCTGTTTCCGGTAAGAGAACCATTCAAGTTGTCCGAGGATTTCGTCCAGTTGTTTCGCGGGAAACAACCGGCATGGGGGCCGCTCGGGTACATCACCTACAAGCGCACGTACGCGCGGATCGTCGAGAACGACACGGGGCGCACGGAGGAGTACTGGGAGACGGTGCGGCGCGTGGTCGAGGGATGCTACACCATCCAGAAGACGCACTGCCTGAATCTCAAGCTGCCCTGGAACCCCGAGAAGGCGCAGCACTCCGCCCAGGAAATGTACCGGCTCATGTGGGACTTCAAGTTCCTGCCGCCGGGGCGCGGCCTCTGGATGATGGGTACGGACTACATCTACCAGCGCGGCTCCGGGGCGCTCAACAACTGCGCGTTCGTGTCTACGGAAGAGATCGACACGGATTTCGCGGAACCGTTCTGCTTTCTCATGGACATGTCGATGCTCGGGGTGGGCGTAGCGTTCGACACGAGCGGCGCGGGCAAGATCCGCATTCAGCGTCCCACGACCGGCGATTACACGTTTACCGTCGAAGACTCGAAAGAGGGCTGGTGCGACCTGGTGCGGTCGATGCTGAACGCGTACATTGGCCGCGCGTTGAAACCGACGCATGTCGATTACACGAAGGTCCGGCCCATGGGTTCGCCGATCAAGACCTTCGGGGGGATTGCGCCCGGGCCCGGGCCCCTCATCGAGTGCATCAACAATCTCACGAAGATCCTGGACGCACGCGTCGGCGAGCGGATCACCTCGACGGACATCACCGACTTGATGAACGTCATCGGCAAGTGCGTCGTGTCGGGCGGTGTCCGGCGCACGGCGGAACTCGCGCTGGGCGACCCGGGCGACGAGGAATACCTGCGGCTGAAAGACCCGAAACTGCATGAGGACAAGCTGACGGCGTGGCGTTGGGCTTCGAACAACAGCGTGAGCGCGCGCGAGGGCATGGACTACGTCGTCGTGGGCACGCAGACGGCCAAGAATGGCGAGCCGGGCTATTTCTGGCGCGAGAACGCGCGCGCGTTCGGCCGGTTCAAGGACGGCGCGACCTGGGCGGACGCGAAGGTGGCGGGCACGAACCCCTGCGCGGAACAGAGCCTCGAATCCTTTGAGATCTGCAACCTTGTCGAGACGTTCCCATCGCGGCATGACACGATCGAGGAATACAAGCGGACCCTGAAATTCGCGTACCTCTATGCGAAAACCGTGACGCTGATCCCGACGCACAACGAGCGCACCAACGCCATCATGCTGCGCAACCGGCGCATTGGCCTGTCGCAGTCCGGCATCGTTGAGAGTTTCGAGCGGCACGGCCGGCGCGCGCACTTCCGGTGGTGCGATGACGGTTACCAGTATATCCGGGAATTGGACAAGATCTACTCCGACTGGCTGTGCGTGCCGCAGAGCATCAAGAAGACGAGCGTCAAGCCAAGCGGTACGGTCTCCCTGCTGCCGGGCGTCTCGCCGGGCATCCACTATCCCCACTCGGAGTTCTACTTCCGGACCATCCGCATCGACAAGACGAGCCCGCTCATCGAGCCGCTGCGCAAGGCAGGCTACCGCATCGAGGAATCGGTGTACGGGGACAACACGTGGATCGTGTACTTCCCCGTGCACGAGCGGTATTTCAAGCGGTCGAAGCACGACGTGTCCATCTGGGAGCAGATGGAGAATGTGGCGCAGATGGCCTATTACTGGGCAGACAACCAAGTGAGCGCGACGGTGACCTTCCGGCCCAATGAGGCGAAAGACATTCCTTACGTGCTCGAGATGTACGAAACCCGCGTGAAATCCATCAGTTTCCTGCCGCTCAAGGAGCACAACTACGCGCAAGCCCCGTATCAGGAGGTCACGAAGGAAGTCTACGAGCAGGCAGTCGAGAAGCTGCAGCCGTTTACGCTCGAGACGGTCAAGACCGACGAGGCGCAGGACCTCTTCTGCGACGGCGACAAGTGCGAGATCAATGTGGCGGAGCACATGCCGCAGCAACAGGAAATCGAGGTCGAGGAGTTGCCCGCGCCCAGCAAGGACCGGCTCAGCATGACGTCATAGCGGGAATTCAAGACGGCAACGCGGCGCGCGGGCGGCGGGTTCGCCCGCGCGTTCTTATTGCGGCGCCTGCCCTTCCTCGCATGCCTTGGACGGCTTGTTCTCCAGGAGCAGGTCGTCCAGGATGAGCAGGCGCTCGAACCAGACCATCAGCAGCGTGCAGAGATACCGGCGCCCCATCTGGCGCAGGCGCAGATTGGACTGACCCCACGTGCGGCCCGACCACGAAATGGGAATGCGCGCGATACGGTAGCGCCGCACCAGCGCGGAAAGGGACATCTCGATTGTTACGTTGAAGTGTGCCGCCTGCAAGGGGCTGATGCTCTCGATGACGTGGCGGCGGTAGACCTTGAACGCGTTGGTCAGGTCGTTGTGGCGCGTAAGGAAAAGCAACTGCATCGCCTTGTTCACGATGCGGTTGGCCAACAGTTTCACGGGCGGGTACATGGTTACCTGGCTTCCGCGCATGAACCGCGAGCCGAACACGCAGTCGTAGCCTTCCTCGATCGTGCGGTAGCACCGCACCACGTCTTCCGGCGAATCCGAACTGTCGGCCATGACAATCGCGACGACGTCCCCGGCGATCTGGCGCAAACCGCACCGCACCGCACGGCCCAGACCTCCCGGCGGCGTGTTGTGAACCAGGCGCACCTCGGGAAATTCGCGCTGCATTTCTTCGACGGCTTGCGGCGTCCGGTCGGTGCTGTTGTCGTTCACGACGAGCAGCTCGAAGGGGATGCCCTCTTCGCGCAGGCGCGCCCCGAGCGCCGAAAGCGTGGGCCGGATGTTCTCTTCTTCGTTGTAGGCGGGGATGAGAACAGTGTATTTGAGCGTGTTGCGGTCCGCCGGGACCAGCTCAGATGCGCCCCTCGAACCCATGGTAAATCTCCTCGAGGATGCGCCGCAGGTCGTAGGTGAAATGCCACTCGGGATAATGGCTCTGGAACTTGCGCACGTCGCCGATCCACCAGATATGATCGCCGATGCGGTTCGTTTCCACGTACGTCGTCTGCATCTTCTTGCCCGTAATCTCCTCACACAACGCGATCGCTTCGCGCATCGAGCAATTGCAGTGCCGGCTCCCCCCGATATTGTAGACCTCGGCACAACGCGGCGCGCGGAAAACCTGTTCAAAACAGCGCACCAGGTCGTCCGAATGGATGTTGTCGCGCACCTGCTTGCCTTTGTAGCCGAAAATGCGGTATTCGCGGCCCGTCATGGCGCATTTCATCAGATAGGAGAGGAAACCGTGCAGCTCCGCGCCGGAATGGCCCGGCCCAGTCAGGCAGCCCCCCCGGAAGATGGCCGTCTTCATGCCGAAGTAGCGGCCGTACTCCTGGACCATGACGTCCGCCGCGACTTTCGACGCGCCAAAGACACTATGCTTGCACTGGTCGATCGACATGGTTTCGTCGATGCCGTGTTCCGCCCAGGGATGACTTGGGTCGAGTTCCCAGCGCTCCTCCCGTTCGACCAGGGGCAAGTAATTCGGCAGGTCGCCGTAGACCTTGTTTGTCGAGGTGAAGATGAAGGGCGCGCCGGGCGCGTGTTGGCGCGTCAGTTCGAGCAGATGCAGCGTGCCCTGCGCGTTCACGCCGAAATCCGTGAGCGGCTCCTTCGCGGCCCAGTCGTGGCTCGGCTGCGCCGCCGTGTGGACAATCAGGTCGATGCCGCCCGCATAATCACGGAAACAGGCGTCCAGCGCCCCATAGTCGCGGATGTCTATCTCCCGGTGGATATAGATCGGGAATTCCTCTTTGAGCCGCTCCGCTGACCACCGGGTCGAGCCTTCCTTGCCGAAGAAATACGCGCGCATGTCATTGTCGATGCCAATCACCGTCCGGCCCGAGCGCGCAAAATGACGGACCGTTTCCGCGCCGATAAGCCCCGCCGAACCAGTGACAATGATCACGCCCATGCCGATGCCCTCGTGGAATCCATGCAGTACCTGCGAGAATACGCGCCCAGTTCCAGCCGAACGCAACGCATTCTAATACGCCGCTTCGGGGGTGTGTCAACTTGGAAATAAGATGGGGGAACCTGCGCGCGGCGCCGCGTGAAATGCGCCCCGCCCGGCGGACCGGCGGGCAGGGCACGCAATGCGATGTGCCACGCAGCCCCCTATTGCATTTCAAACCGCACGAACTTCAAGGTCGCCTCTTCCTCGACGCTGCCGGTCGTGTTGGTTACGGACGTCCTGAGGAACACGCAGCGCACCGGGAAGCCGTCAAAGTGCGTGTAGCTGCGCCCGGGCAGTCCGACCGGCATTACTGCCCATGATTTCTCATATTGCGTAAATCGCGCAGGGTGTCCTTGAGTACAACTCCTGGTGTGATGGAACGCGGCCACACGCGTCCGAAACAGGCGATGGGGATGCAGCAACACGTTGCGGCGAAAGAGCTTGCGCCGGCCGGGGTCACTCGCTTGCGGCGGTTGCCTGCCGCAATGTTTCAAGCGCACGCTGGAAATCGGCGGGCGGCGGCGCTGTGAAAGTCATGCGCTTGAGCGTGGCGGGGTGTTCGATGCCAAGCAGTTCCGCGTGCAAGGCTTGCCCTTCTAGCGCCTGCAACGCGGCGCGAGTCTCCGGCGAGATGTGCCAGTCGCGAAAGTCCGTGACGCCATAAACGGGGTCGCCGAGGACGGGCCTCCCCGCGAAGCGCAGATGCACGCGAATCTGGTGGGTGCGCCCGGTCTCCAGCTGCAGCGCGACAAGCGAGGCGACACCGAACCGTTCGAGGACTTCGAAATGGGTGACGGCTTCCTTGCCGCGGATACCGGTCACGGTCATGCGCTTACGGTCTACGGTGCTACGCCCGATGGCGGCGTCGATGCGTCCCCGCAGTTCGCGGAACTCGCCGCGCACGAGGGCGAGATAGCGCCGTTCGAAGCGGTGGGCCGCGGCTTGTTCGCCGAGGCAAGCGTGCGCGCGCGGCGTTTTTGCGACGACCATCACGCCGGACGTGTACTGGTCGAGCCGATGCACGACGCCAGGGCGGACCGGGTCGCCGCCGGGCCGCAGGAAATCGGGGCAGCGGAACAGGATCGCGTTGACGAGCGTGCCGCTGTAGTGACCCGGCGCGGGGTGCACCACGAGCCCCGACGGCTTGTTGACCACGACCAGTTCCGGGTCTTCATACAACACCTCGATGGGTATCGGTTCCGGCTCGAGCTGGATGCGGGGCGGCGGCGGCAGCGTCGCGGTTATGTGATCGCCCAAAGCGGCGCGGCGCGACGGCTTGCGGCATTCCTGGCCGTTCACGCGGACGCGCCCGTCCTTGATCAGCTTTTGCACGAACGTGCGCGAGGCGTCCTCAACCATTTCCGCGAGAAACACGTCGAGCCGCAACCGTTCGTGCTCCTCCACGACGACGGCCTCGACGGTTGCTTCATGCGTCGGTGTTGCCTGTCCCATGAATACCCCGGAAATGCAGTAGCGCGGCCATGAATTCATCGCCCAGATGCCAGGGAAGATAGTCCGCGTGCTCTTCCCGCGCCACGTGCTCGTTGATGGCCTGTACGGCCTTTTCCAGAACGGGGATCATCGTCCACCACAGGTCCTCATGATCGACCCAGAACCGGGTATCCGCCTCGAGCACCGCGGTAAGCAGGTCGCCGGGATACCGCTGCGCCTCGAGAAAGGGGTCGTCCGTCAACCGCTCAACGGCCAGCGGCACAGTGAAACGGAGCGCCAGATGCCGCGCGATCAACTCCCGCAGTTCCGCCGGGCTCAGCCGCCGGACCGGCTTGTTGCCCAGGCGCCGCAAGACCATAGCGCGGTCATCGTCGCCGCCGGCC
This genomic window from Candidatus Hydrogenedentota bacterium contains:
- a CDS encoding fused protease/ribonucleoside-triphosphate reductase, with the translated sequence MLFPVREPFKLSEDFVQLFRGKQPAWGPLGYITYKRTYARIVENDTGRTEEYWETVRRVVEGCYTIQKTHCLNLKLPWNPEKAQHSAQEMYRLMWDFKFLPPGRGLWMMGTDYIYQRGSGALNNCAFVSTEEIDTDFAEPFCFLMDMSMLGVGVAFDTSGAGKIRIQRPTTGDYTFTVEDSKEGWCDLVRSMLNAYIGRALKPTHVDYTKVRPMGSPIKTFGGIAPGPGPLIECINNLTKILDARVGERITSTDITDLMNVIGKCVVSGGVRRTAELALGDPGDEEYLRLKDPKLHEDKLTAWRWASNNSVSAREGMDYVVVGTQTAKNGEPGYFWRENARAFGRFKDGATWADAKVAGTNPCAEQSLESFEICNLVETFPSRHDTIEEYKRTLKFAYLYAKTVTLIPTHNERTNAIMLRNRRIGLSQSGIVESFERHGRRAHFRWCDDGYQYIRELDKIYSDWLCVPQSIKKTSVKPSGTVSLLPGVSPGIHYPHSEFYFRTIRIDKTSPLIEPLRKAGYRIEESVYGDNTWIVYFPVHERYFKRSKHDVSIWEQMENVAQMAYYWADNQVSATVTFRPNEAKDIPYVLEMYETRVKSISFLPLKEHNYAQAPYQEVTKEVYEQAVEKLQPFTLETVKTDEAQDLFCDGDKCEINVAEHMPQQQEIEVEELPAPSKDRLSMTS
- the thyX gene encoding FAD-dependent thymidylate synthase gives rise to the protein YLENIIRVRHGSVLEHAVMNFIFADVSRVVTHELVRHRAGTAVSQESLRFVRLRELSVYCPTQIRESAEGMEVFVRTIEQLEELQGTLARMYGIDEEREFDQKKKLTSAFRRVAPIGVATTIGWSCNVRALRHVIEMRTDPHAEEEIRVLFAKVYELARGRYPNLFSDYEVEQVDGLPWVKTACGKV
- a CDS encoding glycosyltransferase family 2 protein, with the translated sequence MGSRGASELVPADRNTLKYTVLIPAYNEEENIRPTLSALGARLREEGIPFELLVVNDNSTDRTPQAVEEMQREFPEVRLVHNTPPGGLGRAVRCGLRQIAGDVVAIVMADSSDSPEDVVRCYRTIEEGYDCVFGSRFMRGSQVTMYPPVKLLANRIVNKAMQLLFLTRHNDLTNAFKVYRRHVIESISPLQAAHFNVTIEMSLSALVRRYRIARIPISWSGRTWGQSNLRLRQMGRRYLCTLLMVWFERLLILDDLLLENKPSKACEEGQAPQ
- a CDS encoding RluA family pseudouridine synthase, with translation MGQATPTHEATVEAVVVEEHERLRLDVFLAEMVEDASRTFVQKLIKDGRVRVNGQECRKPSRRAALGDHITATLPPPPRIQLEPEPIPIEVLYEDPELVVVNKPSGLVVHPAPGHYSGTLVNAILFRCPDFLRPGGDPVRPGVVHRLDQYTSGVMVVAKTPRAHACLGEQAAAHRFERRYLALVRGEFRELRGRIDAAIGRSTVDRKRMTVTGIRGKEAVTHFEVLERFGVASLVALQLETGRTHQIRVHLRFAGRPVLGDPVYGVTDFRDWHISPETRAALQALEGQALHAELLGIEHPATLKRMTFTAPPPADFQRALETLRQATAASE
- a CDS encoding NAD-dependent epimerase/dehydratase family protein, producing the protein MGVIIVTGSAGLIGAETVRHFARSGRTVIGIDNDMRAYFFGKEGSTRWSAERLKEEFPIYIHREIDIRDYGALDACFRDYAGGIDLIVHTAAQPSHDWAAKEPLTDFGVNAQGTLHLLELTRQHAPGAPFIFTSTNKVYGDLPNYLPLVEREERWELDPSHPWAEHGIDETMSIDQCKHSVFGASKVAADVMVQEYGRYFGMKTAIFRGGCLTGPGHSGAELHGFLSYLMKCAMTGREYRIFGYKGKQVRDNIHSDDLVRCFEQVFRAPRCAEVYNIGGSRHCNCSMREAIALCEEITGKKMQTTYVETNRIGDHIWWIGDVRKFQSHYPEWHFTYDLRRILEEIYHGFEGRI